The Bacteroidales bacterium nucleotide sequence AAAAGTATATGGGGGATTTGAAGGGACAGAGTCCCGTCTTTACGAGCGGGATCCTAAAGCAAATGAAACCCTTCTCAGCGGAGACATCGGAGTACAAGGGGACGCCTCGGACAATACCTATCACGTGGTTTGCTTTATCAATACTGGTAAGGAAACGATACTGGACGGTTTTACCATTACGTACGGAAATTCGGCTGAACATACCGATGAAGGAGAATGGATCAATGAGTGTGGAGCAGGAATTTTCAATGAATGCACGGAAGCGGGTCATTTCAGTAACCCTGCTATTGTGAATTGCATGATTGAAAACAACAGCGCCCACAATGGAGGAGGAATGTATAATGTAGCATATTCCGGGGGAGAAAGCAGCCCGGTACTTACCAACTGCATTATACGTGGCAATGTTTCCGACCACATAGCAGGAGGTATCTATTTCAGAAGTCTTCGGGACGGCATATGCGAGCCCATCCTGACCAATTGCCTCATCAGTGGTAACAGGAGCCAAATATATGGCGGCGGATTGCACTTTTTAGGGAATGAGTCAGAAGTTCGGCAACCCATTCTGAAAAACTGTACTTTCAGTGGCAATTATACAGCTATGTTTGGTGGAGGGTTGGCAGCCAGCCACATGGATCCCATTTTGGTTAACTGCATTTTATGGAATAATCGAGCCAGGGAAAAAGGCGATGAAGGATACTTCAATTTTTCTTCACCTGTAATTATCTATTGCAATATTAAGGATGGATTGGATGGAATTGAAACCATTGCGAGCAATATTACCTACCAAAACAATCTGGAAAGCGACCCGCTGTTGGTTTCCGTCGTGGATCCTGAAGAAGCCCCGACAACCAGTGGAGACTTGCACCTGCTCATCGGTTCTCCTTGCATCGATGCGGGACTAAACGATTCGGTCACCGTAGATATAGATCTGGATGGCAACAACCGGATACAAAATGGTACGGTCGATATGGGCGCCTATGAGAGGCCCGTCTCTCAAGGCATCATCTATGTGGACCAGAATGCTTCAGGATACAACGACGGTACATCCTGGGAAGATGCTTTTAACAATTTACAGGATGCCCTTCATATAGCTGATTTCGGAGATTCCATATGGGTGGCTGCAAGTTATTACTACCCGGACAGGGGAAGCCACGTTGATAGAGACGACAGGAATGCGAGCTTTGTCATTCCGGACGGTGTGAAACTTTACGGAGGCTTTGATGGTACGGAAATTGTCCTGAAAGAAAGAGACTGGAAAAACAACGAAACCTTCCTCACCGGCAATATAGGCAAGGAAAAAGACCATTCGGACAATGCCCGCCATGTAGTGAGGTTCATCAATACAGGGGATCAGACACTGCTGGATGGATTCATTATCATTCACGGGAATAGCGAAAAGGAAGACGGGGGAGCGGGAACGGAATGGCCTGACCAAAACCCCGATCTTTTTGGAGCCGGGATTTTTATAGAAACGACCGAATGGAATTCTGTTTCTAACCCGAAAATCCATCATTGTATCATTAAAAATAATAAAGCCTATATGGGAGCTGGCTTATGCATCTGGTCCTGTTATTTGAGTGTTAATAAGCCTGAGTTGCTGAATTGCAAAATACAGGGTAATAAAGCGTATGATGGAGGTGGTGGTCTTTACATTGCAAGCGAGGGAACAAGCTGCCCTGTTTTAGTCAATTGTCTCATCAGTGGCAACGAAGCAGAATACTCCGGTGGTGGAATTGACTTTTTCACGTCAACAAACAATGCACAGACCGAGGAAAACACCATCCTGAAAAATTGTACTTTCAGTGGTAACTCAGCAGAATGGGGAGGGGCAGTAAGAATGACAAACATGGGACCGGTATTTGTCAACTCTATTCTTTGGAATAACCTGGCAGGGAATTCGGGCAATGAGGTGCATCTTCATGATGCAACTCCCACTTTTACACATTGTGATATACAGGGGGGAGCTGAAGCTTTCGGACGTGGAGGAAGCAATTCCATCGTTTATCATGAGATTCTGGATGAAGACCCCCACTTTGCAACAGCAATCAATCCGGAAGACGCTCCTACGTTGGAAGGTGATTTCCACATTGAGGAAATATCGCCTTGTATCAATACAGGCCTGAACGATTCGGTGACGGTAGCCGTCGATCTTGACGGTGAACCCCGAATTAAGAACGATACGGTGGATATAGGGGCTTATGAAACGGAAAAACCGGAAGATGTGCCGGATCATATTTCTTCGGCCATACAAAACGAGCTAAAGGTATATCCCAACCCGACCAATGGCTTGCTTAAGATTGAACTGAGTGAAAACAGCAGAATTGATATGCTGAAAGTGACTACTATAAGCGGAATGGAATTAATCAGCAGAAGAGTCAATGAAAACACCTTCTTACTGGATCTTTCATCCTGTCCCGGTGGCGTCTATCTGATCAGGGCCATCGGTGGCGGGGATGCGGCCACCCTGCGTGTCATCAAGTATTAAAGGAAACTGAGAAGTTTAATTTGAAATGGGATTGCCTTTAAAAATGTTTATAAAAGAAAGTGTTTATTTTAATAAATAAAATTGACTTTTATGATATTATGTCGTAACTTACCCGGCATATAAAAACAGCAAAACCATGAAATCATTTATTGTATTATTCACTATGCTGTGTATTCACTTGACTTCAGGTAATCTTTATGCCCAGGAGTTTGAGGATTTTGTCAAGAAATACACCGGTGCCAATGGAGAAGGCTATATGCAACCATTGGCGGATGCTTTTGGTGCCAACCTGAACAGCGGATGGTACCATAGTGCTTACATTGCAAAGCCGGGCTTTCAGCTTTACATTGGAGTTTCTACAATGGCGGCTCCAATTCCGGCCAATAACAAAACTTTTACGGCCACAACCCAGGGTTATTTTACTCCGGAACAGACAGCCAAAGTTCCAACGGTTTTTGGAAATACTGAACCGGTTAGTGTTGAAGGGGACGGAGGTACAGCTTATGTCTTTCCCGGCGGTCTGGATCTGAAAAATCTGCCGATGGCTGTGCCCAATCTCACCGTTGGTTCATTATTGGGCACCAATGTTTCTCTTCGCTGGGCAGCCTATGATTTGGGTGAAGATGTAGGCAAAGTGGAGCTCTTGGGTTGGGGGATGAGCCACAGCCTCGATCAGTATCTTCCGATTGCACCCATAAACATGGCAGTAGGGTTTTACACCCAACAGTTTACTTTGGGAGACATAGTGGATGCCAATAGCTGGCTTGCCAACCTTCAGGCCAGTTACCAGTTGTCTTTCATAACGCTTTACGGTGGATTGGGTTATGAGAACTCCAATCTGGACATCAATTACACCTATGAGGAGGACAATTCGGAAATTGCCTTTGATTTGCAGGGGAACAATAAAATGAGAGGTACACTTGGCCTTACACTGAATCTGGGTCC carries:
- a CDS encoding T9SS type A sorting domain-containing protein translates to GNAGQDTSYIVYGLQPNTAYYWSVQAVDNCFEGSSFAQERSFNTSAEPQPEVIYVDMDALGNNDGTSWADAFNDLQDALHIADFGDSIWVAEGAYYPSEILDLDNINAPDPREATFLIPSGVKVYGGFEGTESRLYERDPKANETLLSGDIGVQGDASDNTYHVVCFINTGKETILDGFTITYGNSAEHTDEGEWINECGAGIFNECTEAGHFSNPAIVNCMIENNSAHNGGGMYNVAYSGGESSPVLTNCIIRGNVSDHIAGGIYFRSLRDGICEPILTNCLISGNRSQIYGGGLHFLGNESEVRQPILKNCTFSGNYTAMFGGGLAASHMDPILVNCILWNNRAREKGDEGYFNFSSPVIIYCNIKDGLDGIETIASNITYQNNLESDPLLVSVVDPEEAPTTSGDLHLLIGSPCIDAGLNDSVTVDIDLDGNNRIQNGTVDMGAYERPVSQGIIYVDQNASGYNDGTSWEDAFNNLQDALHIADFGDSIWVAASYYYPDRGSHVDRDDRNASFVIPDGVKLYGGFDGTEIVLKERDWKNNETFLTGNIGKEKDHSDNARHVVRFINTGDQTLLDGFIIIHGNSEKEDGGAGTEWPDQNPDLFGAGIFIETTEWNSVSNPKIHHCIIKNNKAYMGAGLCIWSCYLSVNKPELLNCKIQGNKAYDGGGGLYIASEGTSCPVLVNCLISGNEAEYSGGGIDFFTSTNNAQTEENTILKNCTFSGNSAEWGGAVRMTNMGPVFVNSILWNNLAGNSGNEVHLHDATPTFTHCDIQGGAEAFGRGGSNSIVYHEILDEDPHFATAINPEDAPTLEGDFHIEEISPCINTGLNDSVTVAVDLDGEPRIKNDTVDIGAYETEKPEDVPDHISSAIQNELKVYPNPTNGLLKIELSENSRIDMLKVTTISGMELISRRVNENTFLLDLSSCPGGVYLIRAIGGGDAATLRVIKY